A region from the Lolium perenne isolate Kyuss_39 chromosome 4, Kyuss_2.0, whole genome shotgun sequence genome encodes:
- the LOC127296518 gene encoding probable mitochondrial-processing peptidase subunit beta, mitochondrial — MAFRRILSAALRRRSAAAASAAGTTRGASTAVAAAPPGAIAPDRAPVMPYDRISEAVNARLRRLEHPDPRFLRYASPVPAHADHSAILAAPATRVTTLENGLRVATESNLAARTATVGVWIDAGSRYEADEAAGVAHFVEHMLFKGTGTRSAGQLEKEIEDIGGHLNAYTSREQTTYYAKVLDKDVPRAMSILADILQNSKLDDECIKRERSVILREMQEVEGQSEEVIFDHLHATAFQYTSLGRTILGSADDVKSITKESLEAYIKKHYTASRVVITAAGNVKHEDIVQQAKELFNKLPTDPTTTGMLVAKEPATFTGSEVRIIDDDMPLAQFAVAFNGASWTDPDSIALMVMQTMLGSWNKSAGGGKHMGSELVQRVAINEIAESIMAFNTNYKETGLFGVYAVAKADCLDDLAFAIMQEMSKLSYRVTEDDVIRARNQLKSSIQLHLDGSTAVVEDIGRQLLIYGRRIPIPELFARIDAVDPSTIRRVANRFIFDQDVAIAAMGPIQSLPDYNWFRRRTYMLRY; from the exons ATGGCGTTCCGCCGAATCCTCTCGGCCGCGCTGCGCCGCCGCTCCGCCGCGGCGGCCTCCGCGGCCGGGACCACGCGCGGGGCCTCCACGGCCGTCGCCGCGGCGCCCCCCGGCGCCATCGCGCCCGACCGCGCCCCGGTGATGCCGTACGACCGGATCTCCGAGGCCGTCAACgcgcgcctccgccgcctcgAGCACCCGGACCCGCGCTTCCTCCGCTACGCCAGCCCCGTGCCGGCCCACGCCGACCACTCGGCCATCCTCGCGGCGCCCGCGACCCGCGTCACCACGCTCGAGAACGGCCTGCGCGTCGCCACCGAGTCCAACCTCGCCGCGCGCACCGCCACCGTCGGCGTCTGGATCGACGCCGGCAGCAGGTACGAGGCGGACGAGGCGGCCGGGGTCGCCCATTTCGTCGAGCACATGCTCTTCAAGGGCACCGGCACGCGCAGCGCGGGCCAGCTCGAGAAGGAGATCGAGGATATCGGCGGCCACCTCAACGCCTACACCTCGCGGGAGCAGACCACCTACTACGCCAAGGTGCTCGACAAGGACGTCCCGCGCGCGATGAGTATCCTCGCCGACATTCTGCAGAACTCTAAACTTGATGATGAATGCATCAAGAGAGAGCGGAGTGTAATCCTCCGTGAGATGCAGGAG GTTGAGGGACAATCAGAGGAAGTTATATTCGATCATCTTCATGCAACCGCCTTCCAGTATACTTCTCTTGGCAGAACAATCTTAGGTTCTGCTGATGATGTCAAGTCTATCACCAAAGAGAGTCTCGAAGCATACATTAAAAAGCATTACACGGCTTCTAGAGTG GTTATTACTGCTGCAGGTAATGTTAAGCATGAGGATATTGTACAACAGGCAAAGGAGTTGTTTAACAAGCTGCCAACTGACCCTACAACAACTGGCATGTTGGTTGCTAAGGAGCCAGCCACTTTTACCGGTTCTGAG GTTCGAATCATTGATGATGACATGCCCCTCGCTCAATTTGCTGTTGCTTTCAATGGGGCATCCTGGACAGATCCCGATTCTATTGCACTCATGGTTATGCAAACTATGCTTGGTTCGTGGAACAAGAGTGCTGGAGGAGGGAAGCACATGGG TTCGGAGCTTGTACAGAGAGTAGCGATCAATGAAATAGCTGAGAGTATAATGGCATTCAACACAAACTACAAGGAAACGGGCCTGTTTGGTGTCTATGCTGTTGCTAAG GCTGATTGCTTGGATGATTTGGCTTTTGCAATTATGCAAGAGATGAGCAAATTATCATACAGGGTTACTGAAGATGATGTTATTCGTGCACGCAATCAG CTGAAATCCTCCATCCAACTCCATCTTGATGGTTCCACTGCTGTTGTTGAGGATATTGGACGCCAG CTACTCATCTACGGCCGTAGAATTCCTATTCCTGAGCTTTTCGCAAGAATAGATGCAGTTGATCCCAGCACTATCAGGCGTGTTGCAAACCGCTTCATCTTTGACCAG GATGTTGCCATCGCTGCCATGGGACCAATTCAGTCTCTGCCAGACTACAACTGGTTCAGGCGCAGGACCTACATGCTCCGTTACTAG
- the LOC127296519 gene encoding microtubule-destabilizing protein 60 produces the protein MATGAAAKTPTKPSTLPATAKTPAKHPAPSAPKTPAKPASSAAAATAKTPSKSVSRARNLLNSENSDPNILASPPPPPSKTPATAATAKTPSRSVSRARPSQASDNSDPNALASPPPPPSRAPTTATATASVRRRRRTLAPVPPPPAPQRRFLVAKKGAHRRRHNNNNTGDAGAFDFDKCREAAREALRASHQEFFLKERQASAAAAVTDDQPKKEEEEAHTAAAEGAEEGDAAGLEGSSKVRAIRSRVMAKALNSVPDSGSGRVRHLVDAFESLLSISGATADAERAGEEAWALPGLQPWKEGADAVFSSADFLDLGPTRLCSSLDGKSNRSSWDSQATTGGRRSRRNSSESLRSSWNRKLKVTSQHPFKLRTEQRGMAKKQQFIQKVQEMLVEDEKKRIHIAQGLPWTTDEPECLIKPPVKERTEPVDLVLHSDVRAVERAGFDQYVSERTKYAEQLRLEREQQEKLEEEEMIRQLRKELVPKAQPMPYFDRPFVPKRSTKGITIPKEPNFHLRPERLSCDAWSTES, from the exons atggcgACCGGGGCGGCGGCGAAGACTCCGACCAAGCCATCGACCCTGCCGGCGACGGCGAAGACCCCCGCCAAGCACCCGGCCCCGTCTGCGCCCAAGACCCCGGCCAAGcccgcgtcctcagccgccgccgccacggccaAGACCCCGTCCAAGTCCGTCTCCAGAGCGCGGAACTTGCTGAACTCCGAGAACTCCGACCCCAACATCCTCGCCTCCCCTCCCCCGCCGCCGTCCAAGACCCCGGCCACCGCCGCCACGGCGAAGACCCCGTCCAGGTCCGTCTCCCGCGCGCGCCCCTCGCAGGCCTCCGACAACTCCGACCCCAACGCCCTCGCCTcccctcccccgccgccctccagGGCCccgaccaccgccaccgccaccgcctccgtCAGGCGGAGGCGCCGCACCCTCGCCCccgtcccgccgccgccggccccgcAGCGCCGGTTCCTCGTCGCGAAGAAGGGCGCGCATCGGCgtcgccacaacaacaacaacaccggcGACGCGGGCGCGTTCGACTTCGACAAGTGCCGCGAGGCCGCGCGCGAGGCGCTGCGCGCGTCGCACCAGGAGTTCTTCCTCAAGGAGCGCcaggcgtccgccgccgccgccgtcaccgATGACCAACCcaaaaaggaggaggaggaggcacacaccgccgccgccgagggAGCAGAGGAAGGGGACGCGGCCGGACTGGAGGGGAGCAGCAAGGTGAGGGCGATCCGGAGCAGGGTGATGGCCAAGGCGCTGAACAGCGTGCCGGACTCCGGGTCCGGCCGCGTCAGGCACCTGGTGGACGCATTCGAGAGCCTGCTCTCCATCTCCGGCGCCACCGCCGACGCCGAGCGGGCCGGcgaggaggcgtgggcgctgccCGGGCTGCAGCCGTGGAAGGAGGGGGCTGACGCGGTGTTCTCCTCGGCCGATTTCCTGGACCTGGGGCCGACCAGGCTCTGCAGCTCACTCGACGGCAAGAGCAACAG ATCCAGCTGGGACAGCCAGGCAACCACCGGAGGCCGCAGGAGCCGGCGGAAC TCATCTGAGTCGCTAAGGAGCAGCTGGAACAGGAAGCTCAAGGTCACTAGCCAGCATCCTTTCAAGCTCAGAACAGAG CAACGAGGAATGGCAAAAAAGCAGCAGTTCATTCAGAAAGTGCAGGAAATGCTCGTTGAGGATGAAAAGAAGCGTATACATATCGCTCAAGGACTTCCATGGACAACAGATGAGCCTGAG TGCTTGATAAAGCCACCGGTCAAGGAAAGGACTGAGCCAGTTGACCTCGTTCTCCATAGTGATGTCCGAGCAGTTGAACGTGCTGGATTCGATCAATAT GTGTCCGAGAGGACCAAGTACGCTGAGCAACTAAGGCTGGAGCGGGAGCAACAAGAGAagctggaggaggaagaaatGATCAGGCAGTTGAGGAAAGAGCTTGTTCCCAAAGCACAGCCAATGCCATATTTTGATCGGCCATTCGTCCCAAAAAG GTCCACAAAGGGCATAACAATTCCAAAGGAGCCTAACTTTCATCTCCGGCCTGAAAGGTTATCATG CGATGCATGGTCAACGGAAAGCTGA
- the LOC139830243 gene encoding uncharacterized protein, with the protein MVSPLPTQGTAEKLTRENFLLWETQVLPAVRGARLMGFLDGTNKAPSEKITVDSSDGKGQIEVSNPDYENWVQTDQQVLHYLLASLSKEILVSCIGMRTASTVWLAIKSMFAAKSRTRIANLRVRLANTKKEGKTTAQYFAAVKAITDELAAAGRPMEEDEVVEYLLAGLDDPYNPLFAAIGANPDHKVTVAELYAQLDSYDNHMRLLIGTDGDVGKSSANAASRGRNGGGRRGDRGTHRGRRGGRGYGRGQGRHQDQGGRGGGRHGGGNKGGKDRDLICQICDKPGHPAWRCWHRYSDDEEEEEEKGANAASYGVDTNWYGDSGATDHITGELDKLTMKEKYKGRDQIHAANGQVSQGWSLRQLDVKNAFLHGVLEEDVYMKQPPGYENPKAPFHVCKLDKSLYGLKQAPRAWFFKLSTKLQELGFLASKADTSLFIYNKSGITIYVLVYVDDIIVTSSSNKAITALLQDLGSAFALKDLGDLHYFLGIEVKRMNHGIVLTQEKYALELLNRVGLKGCKTLPTPLSASEKLSISEGDPLGPDDGTRYRSIV; encoded by the exons ATGGTCAGCCCGCTCCCAACGCAGGGCACCGCCGAGAAGCTCACGCGGGAGAACTTCCTGCTATGGGAGACACAAGTTCTCCCCGCCGTACGCGGCGCTCGCCTGATGGGGTTCCTCGATGGAACCAACAAGGCGCCATCGGAGAAGATCACCGTCGACAGCAGCGACGGCAAAGGTCAAATTGAGGTGAGCAATCCCGATTATGAAAATTGGGTTCAGACTGACCAACAAGTCCTCCACTATTTGTTGGCATCATTGTCCAAGGAGATCCTTGTCTCGTGCATCGGGATGAGGACGGCGTCAACGGTTTGGCTCGCCATCAAATCCATGTTCGCCGCCAAGTCTCGCACCCGCATCGCCAATCTGCGTGTGCGGCTCGCCAACACCAAGAAGGAGGGGAAGACCACGGCGCAGTACTTTGCTGCCGTGAAGGCGATCACCGACGAGCTCGCCGCCGCGGGCCGTCCCATGGAGGAAGACGAGGTGGTGGAGTACCTCCTCGCCGGGCTAGACGACCCCTACAATCCACTCTTCGCCGCCATCGGGGCCAACCCCGATCACAAGGTCACCGTGGCTGAGCTCTACGCTCAGCTCGACTCCTACGACAACCACATGCGCCTGCTCATCGGAACCGACGGCGACGTCGGCAAATCCTCCGCCAACGCCGCATCTCGTGGACGTAATGGTGGTGGCCGCCGTGGTGACCGTGGCACACACCGTGGCCGAAGAGGTGGCCGTGGCTATGGCCGAGGACAAGGACGTCACCAAGATCAAGGAGGTCGTGGTGGTGGTCGCCATGGTGGCGGCAACAAGGGCGGCAAAGACCGCGATCTCATCTGCCAGATCTGCGACAAGCCGGGACACCCGGCGTGGAGATGCTGGCATCGCTActccgacgatgaagaagaagaggaggagaagggaGCAAATGCTGCTTCCTACGGGGTGGACACCAACTGGTATGGCGACTCTGGTGCCACCGACCACATCACCGGTGAGCTTGACAAGCTCACCATGAAGGAGAAATACAAGGGCCGTGATCAAATCCATGCGGCCAATGGACAAG TCTCACAAGGATGGAGTCTAAGACAGTTAGATGTGAAGAATGCGTTCCTTCATGGCGTTCTGGAAGAAGATGTCTATATGAAGCAGCCGCCTGGCTATGAGAATCCAAAGGCACCATTTCATGTGTGCAAACTTGACAAGTCACTATATGGACTTAAACAAGCTCCGAGAGCGTGGTTCTTCAAGCTGAGCACAAAATTGCAAGAACTTGGTTTCCTGGCATCAAAGGCAGATACCTCATTGTTTATTTACAACAAGTCAGGTATTACAATTTATGTGTtggtatatgttgatgatattattgtcACTAGTTCCTCCAACAaagcaataacagctctccttcaAGACCTTGGTTCGGCGTTTGCATTGAAGGACCTTGGTGATCTCCATTATTTCTTGGGAATAGAGGTTAAGCGCATGAATCATGGCATTGTGCTAACACAAGAAAAATATGCTTTGGAATTGCTTAATAGAGTAGGGTTAAAGGGATGCAAGACGTTGCCCACGCCGCTCTCAGCATCAGAAAAGCTTTCAATATCTGAAGGAGATCCTCTTGGGCCAGATGATGGTACAAGGTATAGAAGCATTGTTTGA
- the LOC127347886 gene encoding ervatamin-B-like: MARGMLPVITMVVALTAMALAAITPMASTPVEDIIYVSSENVASEESMRGLYERWYMLYRRDGDPIDKEKRFAIFKAEAHAVHKLNEGGARVKHNLNWFADMTQDEYAESFANCSPLEVRSRNERKLNLHQPSEYYPDKLPLTVDWRTVDGVLTSVKHQGNCGSCWAIAAAQAMESVHFLKNKKRVNVSSQEMVDCTNGNNGCKGGRASRAFQYVINKHGIHSSEQYPYVGNGSHCTTPAGPPVMSIGRFIFVHRHNEKKLMDAVALAPIVVSIRGTNSSEFMRYSGGIFRGPCDTEKRHQALLVGYGTMPSDDANDPGVKYWVVKNSWGVSWGERGYMRIERGHEADGGLCGIMRYPLYPAHPK; this comes from the coding sequence ATGGCGAGAGGCATGCTCCCTGTAATCACCATGGTCGTCGCACTGACGGCCATGGCTCTAGCGGCGATCACGCCGATGGCGAGCACGCCGGTGGAAGACATAATCTACGTTAGCTCGGAGAATGTTGCTTCGGAGGAGAGCATGCGTGGCCTGTACGAGCGTTGGTACATGCTCTACAGGCGCGATGGCGACCCCATTGACAAGGAGAAGCGCTTCGCCATCTTCAAGGCAGAGGCCCATGCTGTGCACAAGCTGAACGAGGGCGGCGCACGCGTGAAACATAATCTAAACTGGTTTGCGGACATGACCCAAGATGAGTACGCTGAATCATTTGCCAATTGCTCCCCCCTCGAGGTCCGATCCCGCAACGAGAGAAAGCTCAACCTTCACCAGCCTAGCGAGTACTACCCCGACAAGCTGCCACTCACCGTTGACTGGCGGACTGTGGATGGTGTTCTCACCAGCGTGAAGCACCAGGGGAATTGCGGAAGCTGCTGGGCTATTGCTGCTGCACAGGCGATGGAGAGTGTCCACTTCCTCAAGAACAAGAAGCGCGTCAACGTCTCTAGTCAGGAAATGGTTGACTGCACCAACGGGAATAACGGTTGTAAAGGCGGTCGTGCTTCCAGGGCCTTTCAATATGTCATAAACAAGCATGGCATCCATTCTTCGGAGCAGTACCCGTATGTGGGAAATGGGTCGCACTGCACCACTCCCGCAGGACCTCCCGTCATGTCCATCGGGAGGTTTATATTCGTGCATCGACATAATGAGAAGAAGCTCATGGACGCTGTGGCCCTCGCGCCCATCGTTGTTTCTATTCGGGGAACCAACTCCAGCGAGTTCATGCGCTACAGTGGCGGCATCTTCAGAGGGCCCTGCGACACCGAGAAACGGCACCAAGCCCTACTCGTGGGCTACGGCACGATGCCAAGTGATGATGCCAACGATCCCGGCGTCAAGTATTGGGTGGTGAAGAACTCGTGGGGGGTGTCGTGGGGAGAGAGGGGCTACATGCGTATCGAGCGCGGTCATGAGGCTGATGGTGGCCTCTGCGGCATTATGAGGTACCCACTGTACCCAGCACATCCGAAATAG